In a single window of the Methanofollis ethanolicus genome:
- a CDS encoding flavodoxin family protein produces MAIHILAIAGSPRRHGNSETLLDWLVAAMEAEGADVEKVALDEVDVNPCRGCNACETLNKCVQRDDLDWLGEKLLDADCVVLAAPIYCMGICSQVKALIDRAQVFRSRKYVLKLPVVPPERKGKRLGVFLSTAGQKWDHVFDAAVPSVKCFYHVMEIRDSDISYLMVNGVDYAGEIEGHPTARADAEALGRNLMQELKERFGDDS; encoded by the coding sequence ATGGCAATTCATATCCTTGCAATCGCCGGGAGCCCCCGCCGACACGGGAACTCGGAGACACTCCTCGACTGGTTGGTCGCCGCCATGGAGGCGGAAGGGGCCGACGTCGAGAAGGTCGCCCTTGACGAGGTGGACGTCAACCCCTGCCGCGGCTGCAATGCCTGCGAGACCCTGAACAAATGTGTCCAGAGGGACGACCTCGACTGGCTCGGCGAAAAACTCCTCGACGCCGATTGCGTCGTCCTCGCCGCCCCGATCTACTGCATGGGGATCTGCTCGCAGGTGAAGGCCCTCATCGACCGTGCGCAGGTCTTCAGGTCGAGGAAATATGTCCTCAAACTCCCGGTCGTCCCGCCCGAACGGAAGGGAAAACGGCTCGGCGTCTTTCTCTCGACGGCCGGGCAGAAATGGGATCATGTCTTCGATGCGGCGGTCCCGAGCGTGAAGTGTTTCTACCACGTGATGGAGATCAGGGACAGCGACATCTCCTATCTGATGGTGAACGGTGTCGATTATGCCGGCGAGATCGAGGGCCACCCGACGGCGAGGGCCGACGCGGAGGCCCTCGGCAGGAATCTCATGCAGGAACTGAAGGAGCGATTTGGCGATGACAGTTAA
- a CDS encoding U32 family peptidase: MEALKAAVAAGADAVYLGGTRFSARRFAANFDDDALREAVDYAHIRGVAVHVTVNTLVHDAELPALADYLLFLYETGVDAVLVQDIGLLRLARALVPGLVVHASTQMTVTTAEGVRWAAEAGCSRVVLAREVSLAEIEAMRPVLEETGCELEVFLHGALCYAYSGQCLLSSVIGGRSGNRGACAQPCRKPYALMKGEYDRYGRPVRMKPVRLPHRYLLSTKDICLYPVLDRVVAAPVSSLKIEGRMKAPAYVAVVTAIYRRALDAIAEGRWTPSPHDEEALAFAFTRGFTTGYLCGERHRGVIGPERPDNRGVRIGRVVAFSNARMEATVALSGSLAPENGDGIAVSSPEGEFGCLVRGTPKSGRDGVLVRLPQPAPIGAVVSITRRAAFESWADEVMRQERQAVRVDASVNWEEDGTPVIEAVCTPIRGSPVRVAVRGDGPMGAARTRPLTADQIAEQLRRTGGTPYVVGDLDLAYPGGLFAPPSYLNALRRSLLEAVGEALCEVERPPADEIAAARARLSTLLPALKAGGKTAAEKKLVLSVYTDIAAGVEAAAAAGAGRIYFEPAECTAETLASAVRAAAGVPLIWKWPKIVRRTFLDVALPLLDQAAAAGVAGVMVEGHGCAPAVRTALPDIPLYGASGLNIWNAEAAAAHDDFALLTLSPELSGDDIRALVARLPAGAPAVEVLVQGVAEAMVTEDCPPATALGCPAGCGGAAFGIRDEKGMTFPLWPAGECRTSIGNAVETCLLDRLSALLAAGVGGIAVDARRRGPAYAREMSGIYREALDGRVTADLKARAKALSLGGITAGAFVHGTE, translated from the coding sequence ATGGAGGCGTTGAAGGCAGCCGTCGCCGCGGGAGCCGACGCCGTGTACCTCGGCGGGACGCGTTTCTCGGCCCGGCGTTTCGCGGCGAACTTCGACGACGATGCCCTGCGGGAGGCCGTGGACTACGCCCATATCCGAGGCGTCGCCGTGCACGTGACCGTCAACACCCTGGTCCACGACGCCGAACTCCCGGCCCTTGCCGACTATCTCCTCTTTCTCTATGAGACCGGCGTCGACGCCGTCCTGGTCCAGGACATCGGGCTCCTCCGTCTTGCCCGCGCTCTCGTCCCCGGCCTTGTCGTCCATGCCTCGACGCAGATGACGGTCACCACAGCGGAGGGCGTCAGGTGGGCCGCAGAGGCGGGGTGCTCCCGCGTCGTCCTCGCCCGCGAGGTGAGTCTCGCCGAGATCGAGGCGATGCGACCTGTCCTTGAGGAGACAGGGTGCGAACTGGAGGTCTTCCTCCACGGTGCGCTCTGCTACGCCTACTCTGGCCAGTGCCTCCTCTCCTCGGTGATCGGCGGCCGGAGCGGGAACAGGGGGGCGTGCGCCCAGCCCTGCCGGAAACCCTATGCCCTGATGAAGGGGGAGTACGACCGGTACGGCAGGCCGGTGCGGATGAAACCCGTCCGCCTCCCCCACCGCTACCTCCTCTCGACAAAGGATATCTGCCTGTATCCGGTCCTCGACCGCGTCGTCGCGGCGCCCGTCTCCTCCCTGAAGATCGAGGGGAGGATGAAGGCGCCGGCCTATGTGGCGGTCGTCACCGCCATTTACCGCCGCGCCCTCGACGCCATCGCAGAAGGCCGCTGGACTCCCTCGCCCCATGACGAAGAGGCCCTCGCCTTCGCCTTCACCCGCGGCTTCACGACCGGGTACCTCTGCGGCGAGAGGCACCGCGGCGTGATCGGCCCGGAGCGCCCGGACAACCGGGGCGTTCGGATCGGCAGGGTCGTCGCCTTCTCGAATGCCAGGATGGAGGCGACGGTCGCCCTTTCCGGGTCGCTTGCCCCGGAGAACGGGGACGGCATCGCGGTCTCCTCCCCTGAAGGGGAGTTCGGCTGCCTGGTGCGGGGGACACCGAAGAGCGGGAGGGACGGCGTGCTGGTCAGACTGCCGCAACCTGCGCCGATAGGTGCGGTCGTCTCCATCACCCGCCGCGCCGCCTTCGAGTCATGGGCAGACGAGGTCATGCGGCAGGAGAGGCAGGCTGTCAGGGTCGACGCCTCTGTCAACTGGGAGGAGGACGGCACGCCGGTCATCGAGGCCGTTTGCACGCCGATCAGGGGTTCCCCGGTGCGGGTCGCCGTGCGGGGCGACGGGCCGATGGGGGCGGCCAGGACGCGGCCGCTGACCGCGGACCAGATCGCGGAGCAACTCCGCCGCACCGGCGGGACGCCCTACGTCGTCGGCGACCTCGACCTCGCCTACCCTGGCGGGCTCTTTGCCCCTCCCTCGTACCTCAACGCCCTGCGGCGGAGCCTCCTTGAGGCGGTCGGAGAGGCCCTCTGCGAGGTGGAACGGCCGCCTGCCGACGAGATCGCCGCCGCCCGTGCGCGGCTTTCCACCCTCCTCCCCGCTCTGAAGGCCGGAGGGAAGACTGCGGCAGAAAAAAAGCTGGTCCTCTCCGTCTACACGGACATAGCCGCAGGCGTCGAGGCCGCCGCGGCCGCCGGTGCGGGACGGATCTATTTCGAGCCCGCGGAGTGCACTGCGGAGACGCTTGCCTCTGCCGTCAGGGCTGCGGCCGGCGTCCCCCTCATCTGGAAGTGGCCGAAGATCGTGCGGCGCACTTTCCTTGACGTCGCCCTCCCCCTCCTCGACCAGGCCGCGGCGGCCGGCGTCGCCGGCGTCATGGTCGAAGGGCACGGCTGTGCCCCTGCGGTCAGGACGGCCCTGCCCGACATCCCCCTGTACGGGGCATCGGGCCTCAACATCTGGAACGCCGAGGCCGCCGCCGCCCACGACGACTTCGCACTCCTCACACTCTCCCCTGAACTCTCGGGAGACGATATCAGGGCCCTTGTCGCCCGCCTCCCCGCCGGGGCCCCTGCGGTCGAAGTCCTCGTGCAGGGCGTCGCCGAGGCGATGGTCACCGAGGACTGCCCCCCTGCAACCGCCCTCGGCTGCCCTGCCGGGTGCGGGGGCGCCGCCTTCGGCATCAGGGACGAGAAGGGGATGACCTTCCCCCTCTGGCCCGCCGGGGAGTGCCGGACCTCCATCGGCAACGCTGTCGAGACCTGCCTCCTCGACCGCCTCTCTGCCCTCCTCGCCGCCGGTGTCGGCGGTATCGCCGTCGACGCCCGTCGGCGCGGGCCGGCCTATGCCAGGGAGATGTCCGGCATCTACCGCGAGGCCCTCGACGGCCGCGTCACCGCGGACCTGAAGGCTCGTGCGAAGGCCCTCTCCCTGGGCGGGATCACCGCCGGGGCCTTCGTCCACGGCACAGAATGA
- a CDS encoding sensor histidine kinase, whose translation MEGISEPRRQLATLMSNLPGMVYRCRNDPAYPMEFVSEGAYDLLGYPPADLTGGDVMYGSLIHKEDRDHVWKEIQEAVRTGGPFRATYRVKTASGRERWVWEQGRGVFDEKGRLVALEGFIADITRQVELQEDLRQRELQQKAILDNIPDIAWLKDGDGRFVAVNRAFETSTGRAAGEVIGKTDAAVWPPDIAAKHQAEDEMVMTSGRRISIVEPLRRADGSERWVETIKTPVADGAGRAAGTAGISRDITDRKVMEAALRESEERYRLFLQNFPGIAFRTDADLNPVFLHGNVEGVTGYSAGEILARTEKGDTIIQPADREAYAVCFQGALTTGMPAAADIRILRKDGEGRWLHLQAQPVPGPDGRPTGVQGAAYDITKRIQAEEEIRNLAKFPEENPGPVIRVSGTGRVLYANGASKILLETWGTGVDGIIPESWQEIVAETLETGRKRSRDAAADGTDYTLTCVPVAEGGYANLYGVDITERKAMECAAQEANRKLNLLNSIIRHDLLNQITVLQGYLELSGLGDTAFPYLGRLVETSERLRRLAEFTRDYQELGVRGPTWQAVGEGIRHAFTQRSPRGIAFEAEIDPALHILADPLLERVFYNLVDNTAVHGEDATRIRFGVAMAESGITLIYEDNGIGVPAVDKEEIFRRGAGKHSGLGLFLSREILSLTGLAIRETGVPGEGVRFEIAVPKGRYRYAKTAPDRQPFCDAGR comes from the coding sequence ATGGAGGGCATATCCGAACCGAGGCGGCAACTCGCCACCCTGATGAGCAACCTTCCCGGCATGGTGTACCGGTGCAGGAACGATCCCGCCTACCCGATGGAGTTCGTGAGCGAAGGCGCGTATGACCTTCTCGGTTACCCTCCCGCCGACCTCACGGGCGGCGACGTCATGTACGGCAGCCTGATCCATAAGGAGGACAGGGACCATGTCTGGAAAGAGATCCAGGAGGCCGTCAGGACGGGCGGCCCCTTCAGGGCGACCTACCGCGTTAAGACGGCCAGCGGGAGGGAAAGATGGGTCTGGGAGCAGGGCAGAGGTGTTTTTGACGAGAAAGGCCGCCTTGTAGCCCTCGAAGGGTTCATCGCCGACATCACCAGGCAGGTGGAACTCCAGGAAGACCTCAGGCAACGCGAACTGCAACAGAAGGCGATCCTGGACAACATACCCGACATCGCCTGGCTCAAGGACGGGGATGGTCGTTTCGTCGCTGTCAACCGGGCATTTGAAACCTCCACAGGCCGGGCTGCCGGGGAGGTCATCGGCAAGACCGATGCCGCGGTCTGGCCGCCCGATATCGCGGCAAAGCACCAGGCGGAAGACGAGATGGTGATGACCTCCGGGAGGAGGATCTCTATCGTGGAGCCGCTCAGGAGGGCCGACGGCTCTGAAAGGTGGGTGGAAACGATCAAGACACCCGTCGCGGACGGCGCCGGCCGGGCGGCCGGGACCGCCGGGATCTCACGGGACATCACCGACAGGAAGGTGATGGAGGCGGCCCTGCGCGAGAGCGAAGAACGGTACCGGCTCTTCCTCCAGAACTTTCCGGGCATCGCCTTCAGGACAGACGCCGACCTGAACCCGGTCTTTCTCCACGGCAACGTCGAGGGGGTCACCGGGTATTCTGCCGGAGAGATCCTTGCCCGGACAGAGAAGGGAGACACCATCATCCAGCCGGCAGACAGGGAGGCCTATGCGGTGTGTTTTCAGGGCGCTCTCACAACCGGCATGCCGGCGGCGGCCGACATCAGGATCCTCAGAAAGGACGGAGAGGGCCGGTGGCTGCACCTCCAGGCCCAGCCTGTCCCCGGCCCTGACGGTCGTCCGACAGGGGTCCAGGGCGCGGCCTATGACATCACCAAACGGATACAGGCCGAAGAGGAGATCAGGAACCTTGCAAAGTTTCCGGAGGAGAACCCGGGTCCGGTCATCAGGGTGAGCGGGACCGGCCGGGTCCTCTATGCCAACGGGGCGAGCAAGATCCTTCTTGAGACGTGGGGAACCGGGGTGGACGGCATCATCCCGGAATCATGGCAGGAGATCGTCGCCGAGACGCTGGAGACCGGACGAAAGAGGAGCAGGGACGCGGCGGCGGACGGGACCGACTACACGCTCACCTGCGTCCCGGTGGCTGAGGGGGGATATGCAAACCTCTACGGCGTCGACATCACAGAGAGGAAGGCGATGGAGTGCGCCGCACAGGAGGCGAACCGGAAGCTCAACCTCCTCAACTCCATCATCCGCCACGACCTCCTCAACCAGATCACCGTCCTCCAGGGCTACCTCGAACTGTCCGGGCTCGGCGACACCGCTTTTCCCTATCTCGGGAGGCTCGTCGAGACCTCGGAAAGGCTCAGGCGTCTCGCCGAGTTCACGCGTGATTACCAGGAACTCGGGGTCAGGGGACCGACCTGGCAGGCGGTCGGGGAGGGGATCAGACATGCCTTTACCCAGCGCTCTCCCCGGGGGATCGCCTTCGAGGCGGAGATTGATCCGGCACTCCATATCCTCGCCGACCCCCTCCTCGAACGGGTCTTCTACAACCTGGTGGATAACACCGCCGTGCATGGCGAAGACGCAACGAGGATCCGTTTCGGCGTTGCGATGGCGGAGAGTGGGATCACCCTCATCTATGAGGACAACGGCATCGGCGTGCCTGCTGTGGATAAGGAGGAGATATTCAGGCGCGGGGCCGGGAAGCACAGTGGTCTCGGGCTCTTCCTCTCGCGCGAGATCCTCTCCCTCACCGGTCTTGCGATCCGGGAGACGGGTGTGCCGGGCGAAGGGGTGCGCTTTGAGATCGCCGTCCCGAAAGGGCGATACAGATATGCGAAGACGGCGCCGGACCGCCAACCTTTTTGTGACGCCGGACGATAG
- a CDS encoding type I 3-dehydroquinate dehydratase, with translation MKIVVSLTSPDEIPKAVALGADFIELRLDLMGEDLSSAMAGCSGDCAAPIIATLRSREEGGRFTGDPEQWFSTIQPFLDLVDYVDVERKFRKFAPMIRYQHTMVIASAHIRYMPSPDDLRAIERDLRSYGDIPKIAVTPASAHDLLDLLSFTLDAEKPIITTVMGGEFRYARTFLPFFGSETVYCHIGTPTAEGQYDIRVLEQLQELLAYR, from the coding sequence ATGAAGATCGTCGTCTCGCTGACGAGTCCTGACGAGATCCCGAAAGCGGTGGCACTCGGCGCTGATTTCATCGAACTCAGGCTCGATCTCATGGGAGAGGACCTTTCGTCGGCGATGGCCGGTTGTAGCGGTGACTGCGCGGCCCCCATCATCGCCACCCTCAGGAGCAGGGAAGAGGGCGGCAGATTCACCGGCGACCCGGAACAATGGTTCTCGACCATCCAGCCCTTCCTCGATCTCGTGGACTACGTGGACGTGGAGCGGAAGTTCAGAAAGTTTGCCCCGATGATCCGCTACCAGCACACCATGGTCATCGCCTCGGCGCATATCAGGTACATGCCCTCTCCCGACGACCTGCGGGCCATCGAGCGGGACCTCAGGTCGTACGGCGACATCCCGAAGATCGCCGTCACTCCGGCGTCCGCGCACGACCTCCTCGACCTCCTCTCCTTCACCCTCGATGCGGAGAAGCCCATCATCACGACCGTGATGGGCGGGGAGTTCAGGTACGCCCGCACCTTCCTCCCCTTCTTCGGGTCGGAGACGGTCTACTGCCACATCGGCACCCCGACGGCCGAGGGGCAGTACGACATCAGGGTACTGGAGCAGTTGCAGGAGTTGCTCGCCTACAGGTGA
- a CDS encoding chorismate mutase — protein sequence MTIEEIRKEVDAVDSRIIDLIAERQAIAGRMAHEKYLAGAPVRDEGRRRALLERVFNEAVEKNINPVQVRTIFEILVEMSEERQRECTGEGNLP from the coding sequence ATGACAATCGAGGAGATCAGGAAAGAGGTGGATGCCGTGGATTCCCGGATCATCGACCTTATCGCCGAAAGGCAGGCGATCGCCGGGCGGATGGCTCACGAGAAGTACCTTGCCGGGGCCCCGGTCAGGGACGAGGGGAGGAGACGGGCGCTGCTCGAACGGGTCTTCAACGAGGCAGTGGAAAAGAACATCAACCCGGTGCAGGTGCGGACGATCTTCGAGATCCTCGTCGAGATGAGCGAGGAGAGGCAGCGGGAGTGTACGGGGGAGGGGAACCTCCCCTGA
- a CDS encoding flavodoxin family protein, giving the protein MTVKVLGISGSPHRHGNTETLLDAFLDGAGEAGAEVRKVVLRELSYTACRGCNACHKKGDCIVKDDLTWLFEQILEADVLALASPIYSMGITAEMKGLIDRGQFLWAQKFVLKTLFFPDEHIRRHKGVFISTAGQSWDNVFDSAYPMVTAFFNGTGFEYYDNIIANNMDEYGGIRGHPTALADAKKKGEEVVAEVLSLISTGTSMRR; this is encoded by the coding sequence ATGACAGTTAAGGTCCTCGGCATCTCGGGAAGCCCGCACAGGCACGGGAACACCGAGACACTCCTCGACGCCTTCCTCGACGGGGCCGGGGAGGCAGGTGCGGAGGTCAGGAAGGTGGTGCTGAGAGAACTCTCGTACACGGCGTGCCGCGGCTGCAATGCCTGCCACAAGAAAGGGGACTGCATCGTGAAGGACGACCTGACCTGGCTTTTCGAGCAGATCCTGGAGGCCGACGTCCTCGCCCTCGCCTCGCCGATCTACTCGATGGGGATCACGGCCGAGATGAAGGGACTCATCGACCGCGGGCAATTCCTCTGGGCGCAGAAGTTTGTCTTGAAGACGCTGTTCTTCCCTGACGAGCATATCAGGCGGCACAAGGGGGTCTTCATATCGACGGCCGGGCAGAGCTGGGACAATGTCTTCGATTCGGCGTACCCGATGGTAACGGCCTTTTTCAACGGGACCGGATTTGAATATTACGACAATATCATCGCAAACAACATGGACGAGTACGGCGGGATCAGGGGGCACCCGACCGCTCTTGCCGATGCAAAAAAGAAGGGGGAGGAGGTTGTCGCCGAGGTGCTTTCCCTGATCTCTACAGGTACGTCAATGCGGCGATGA
- a CDS encoding zinc metalloprotease, producing MLERIPRRERRDLLIAWVAIAVAFSLLYVRGGIALSSFLLYFVVSLLTVGVGFVLHELAHKFAAMHFGYWAEFEKDNTMLVVAVVLAALVGVVFAAPGATMIYGSTTKRENGIISAAGPVTNLALCGVFFGVFLAGGALENMLLWLIGIMGVQINAMLAAFNMLPVSVLDGRKVLDWDMRVFAVLFVAAFAALIAALTYL from the coding sequence ATGCTCGAAAGAATCCCGCGGCGGGAACGGCGTGACCTCCTCATCGCCTGGGTCGCCATCGCCGTCGCCTTCAGCCTCCTCTATGTCAGGGGCGGGATCGCGCTCTCCAGCTTCCTGCTCTACTTCGTCGTCTCCCTCCTCACCGTCGGAGTCGGCTTCGTCCTCCACGAACTCGCCCACAAGTTCGCGGCCATGCACTTCGGCTACTGGGCAGAGTTCGAGAAGGACAACACCATGCTCGTCGTTGCTGTCGTCCTCGCGGCCCTCGTCGGCGTCGTCTTCGCCGCACCCGGCGCCACCATGATCTACGGCTCCACCACGAAAAGGGAGAACGGGATCATCTCGGCGGCCGGGCCGGTAACGAATCTCGCCCTCTGCGGCGTTTTCTTCGGCGTCTTTCTCGCGGGGGGCGCTCTCGAAAACATGCTCCTCTGGCTGATCGGCATCATGGGCGTCCAGATCAACGCGATGCTCGCAGCCTTCAACATGCTGCCGGTGAGCGTCCTCGACGGAAGAAAAGTTCTGGATTGGGATATGCGGGTCTTTGCGGTGCTCTTCGTCGCCGCCTTCGCCGCCCTCATCGCCGCATTGACGTACCTGTAG
- a CDS encoding carboxymuconolactone decarboxylase family protein: MTDANTYLTQVLQTNREIEESNPEVWKTFLAFVHQVCKDGALPSKFKEIILIALAVADHSPFCITLHTKLAIEAGASKAEIMEGALMAAAMAGGPGMAFMRYVLDACEEYGAE, translated from the coding sequence ATGACCGATGCAAACACGTATCTGACGCAGGTCCTCCAGACGAACAGGGAGATCGAGGAGTCTAACCCCGAGGTCTGGAAAACCTTCCTCGCCTTCGTCCACCAGGTCTGCAAGGACGGCGCCCTCCCGTCGAAGTTCAAGGAGATCATCCTCATCGCCCTCGCGGTCGCGGACCACTCCCCCTTCTGCATCACCCTCCACACCAAACTGGCGATCGAGGCCGGGGCATCGAAGGCCGAGATCATGGAGGGCGCCCTGATGGCTGCGGCGATGGCCGGCGGACCGGGCATGGCGTTCATGCGCTACGTCCTCGACGCCTGCGAGGAATACGGGGCAGAATAA